The Streptomyces sp. NBC_00483 genome contains the following window.
AGGGCCGGGCGGCGGGCTGGCCGCTGTGGACGTGGATGTCGCTGGCTGCGTTCCCGGGTCTTGCGTACGCGTTCTACGCGGTGGAGCGCAGGGCCGACCGGGCGGGACAGACGCCACTGATCCCGCCGTCCCTCCTCCAACTGGTGTCGCTGCGCCGGGGGTTGCTGATGGTGGTGCCCTTCTCCATCGGCTTCAGCGGGTTCATGTTCGTGATCGCGGTGGCGCTGCAACAGGGCGAGCGGCTCAGCGCGACCTCGGCCGGCCTTGCCCTGGCCCCCATGGCGGCGGTCTTCTTCGTGGCATCGCTCGCCGGTCCGCGGCTGGTGGCCCGCTGGGGTACGCGGGTCGTCACCGCGGGCGGTCTGCTGCAGGCGGCGGGGATCGTACTGATCGCGCTGGCGGCGTGGCGCACCTGGCCGGACCTCGGCGTGCTCCAGCTGCTGCCCGGCGCGGCACTCGCCGGGGCGGGCCAGGCACTCCAACTGCCCATCATCTTCCGGATCATCCTGTCCGAGGTGCCGACGGAGCGGGCGGGCGTCGGCAGCGGCGTCATGACGACGACCCAACAGGCCTCCCTGGCCCTGGGCGTGGCCACGCTCGGCACCCTGTTCCTCTCCCTGACCTCCTCGCAGGGCATGCGCGACGCCCTGATCACGACGCTGCTCGTGCAGCTCGCGACGGTAGCGCTGACGGTGGGGCTCAGCCTGCGCCTGCCGCGCGTGATCGCCTGACCGGTGACCGCGCGGCGCGGCGCGGGCCCCGGCATGCTGGTTGCCATGAGCCCACGCCCGCCGGACCCGCGCACCCCGCCCTCGGCCGTCACGCCGGTCGACTCCGTCTTCGTGCGTACGCACCTGGGGGCGCCGCCCGAACTGAACGCTGCGGAATGGGAGTTGCGGGTGGAGGGCCTGGTGGAACACCCCTTGACCCTGGATCTCCCCGCCCTCCTGGCCCTCCCCCAGCACCACCTCACGTCGGTCCACGAGTGTTTCGGGAGCCCGTTCGCGCCGAATGTGCCGACGCGGGCGGTGACGAACCTGGA
Protein-coding sequences here:
- a CDS encoding MFS transporter — encoded protein: MTTHTQSPPIAPPVRSGTGTSLSGPGLFTVLLGAALPLIDFFIVNVALPTIDRDLSASEPVLELVVAGYGIAYAVLLVLGGRLGDLVGRRRLFLGGMAAFGLTSLACGLAPTAWTLVLARVAQGAASAAMLPQVLATIQATTAGTRRAKAMSMYGATAGLSMVAGQVLGGVLVSADLFGTGWRSVFLVNVPVVVLALVLAVRTVPETRSDRPEPVDVPGTVLLALALMALLAPLTEGRAAGWPLWTWMSLAAFPGLAYAFYAVERRADRAGQTPLIPPSLLQLVSLRRGLLMVVPFSIGFSGFMFVIAVALQQGERLSATSAGLALAPMAAVFFVASLAGPRLVARWGTRVVTAGGLLQAAGIVLIALAAWRTWPDLGVLQLLPGAALAGAGQALQLPIIFRIILSEVPTERAGVGSGVMTTTQQASLALGVATLGTLFLSLTSSQGMRDALITTLLVQLATVALTVGLSLRLPRVIA